DNA from Streptococcus parasuis:
TTCTATTGGGTCCTCTGTTACATAGTATCTATAGTAGGTGATGGCACCTGTTGAGTCTTTGGTCTGGGTTGGTACATTATCCAAAGACAAGGTCCAGATATCTGAGCCCGATGGAGTCATCTGATAACGACCATAGCGAGATTCAGAAAGAATCTTCCCAGCATCATCTACCTTAACCTGCATGAGGTTAACATCGATAGAACCTGAGGAACGTGTTGTCTGATGACCATTAGCATCTAACCACTTCTTGTTAATAGTAATTGTGGTTGAGGATGGAAGCGGATCGTTTTCGACGTATTCATTGGCAGACCGTTGTGATAAATCTATCACCTCTTCTCCAAAAGGAGGAGGATTTTTAGTTATTCCTGTATCAGAATATTGGAAGTAATATTTATTCGGCGATTCTGAGAGTTGGTAGCCACTTGGCGCCTTGGTTTCCATGATATAGTATACGGTATCGTAGTCGAGTGCAGCAATATTTTCACTGGCATTTCGTCCATCACGGAAGATTGCTAAGGTTCCTTTGGCACCTGTCGTGTAGCTGGCCATCTTCTTATTGGTACCGTACTCATAAACTGTGAAAACCGCACCAGGTAAGGTGTATCCATAGTTTCCTGTCATTACTTTTGTAATGTTGTAGGCTGTTTCAAAACTGACAGAAGCCGTCTGAATTCTTGTAGTGGTTGCTGTAGAGTCTGAGCTATTGCCAGCATTACTATCAGCGAGTTCGTATATCCTAGCTGAATTGGACACATTGATAGCTATATTTTGCCTTGGATCAGTTACTTTATTGGCAGAAAATTGATAGCTGTACTTAAGGGTGTAGGCCTGACCATCTGGAACAATGACCTTGAGGACAATTTGATTTTCCCCTGTACCATCACTCTTTGTCCGTATGGTGTAGGTTGTCCATGAATATTGGCTCTTGTCTACAACTTGGTTGTTCGAGTCAACCAAAGTAATAGAATCCGCTAAAAGCTGATAAGCAATTCCAGTATTGACATCTCCAGTGTATTTAAAGACATCAATGATTGTTAGACTGTCACTATTTGTCACTAAATCCTGTGCTTTAGGGTTAATAGTCAAACTATAGTCAACTGTTTTCTTGTCATTGTCCCAAACACCGTCTTTTGAAATCTTTTTAGATGGTTCAACTGTGATGTTCTGAGTGTGTCCGTCCGAGCCTGACTCTTCTCCATTTATTGTAACTGAAGCGTTGTTGGTCAGTGGATAGGTAGCACTCTGACTGACTGGAACCTCTCCCTTGTAGCGGAAGGTATAAACAAAATAGAAATATGTTTTACCTTGAATCACCGAACTTAGGTTTTGACCATTTAGTGCTGTTGCTGTCGTGACAATTTGCCCATTAGAATTTACTTTTCCTGAAATGGTCAAATCATTACTCATATCCCATGTATTGTTCTTAGAAATTGCTCCATTCGCTATCGCGGCTGTAACTCTGTAATCAATATTTCCGTATTCAACAGATACCAACTCCAGACCTTCTGGAGGTGTGTCCGTTACAGTTAGAGTTGTGTCAGTACTACTGAGTTCTACTTTGACCGCCCATTTAATATAGGCGTTGCCATTATCGACAGCACTCTCCGCAATGATATGGCTGGTCGTACTGGCATTGAAATCATTTGCCGAACCGTTCCAAGAAATCGTATTACCATCCATCTTAGTCAATTTCCCTGACAAGGATTTATAGTCATAGCTCTGACTACTAGTATGGCTTCCTGAAACAACTGTATTCATAAATTTCTTGGTGCTTGTGGCATCTATGGTGGACTGGTAGGCCAGATTGAGATTCACACTGCTGGTAAAGTCTTTCAAGAGGGTGATTCGAATCTTGTAATACTTGTTTCCAACTAATGTAAGGCTTTGGTCGATATAATTTGAATTCCAATCTCCTATTGTCGCAGCTTCGAGGGTGAAATTTCCAGCTCCGAAAATCTTGGTCAGATTGTTGTATAAGCTGGTTATCTGATTCTTGGTAAAGTAATGGTTTTGAATGTCGCCACCATCCTTACCATTCAGTGTGTCTGTAAAGACTGTCCCTGCAGGCAAGACTTGACTTTTCGGCATGGTAATCGCCAGATTCCAGTTTAAGAGCTGACTTAAGTCATTGTCTGTCCCTTCAACTGTGGTAAGGGTCTTATCAATGTCTCCTGAGTTGATTGGTACTTCCGCTGTTGTAGGCGCCTTATAACCACTTGGTGAAGTCAAAATAGCCGTGTTGGTGACGCTGTTCCCTGCCCAGGTCATCTTATCACTACTCACCCTTGTTTTATAGACAAATTCATAGGTCTTATTATTGGTCGTGCTCCCTGAGAGAGCATTAAAGGTGATGACATTGCCATTTCGTGTCCAACCTTCTCCGCTAGTCGGTAAATTCAAGGCTTCACTGAACATCGGATCAGTCAGGGTTGCACCTGCAATATTGACTTGACTCGTATTCACCCTTAGGGTCCAAGTGATCAGCCCTGTTGCATCATCATAAGTTCCTGATTTAGCAGATTGGTAGTTCCCGACGGTTGTATTGTTGTTGGTACTGCTATTGGGGATGTTTGGGGTCGTGGTTGTCGCCTGGTTGTTTATCCACGTTCCAGACCCAGCCGTATAATTACTGATACGGTAGGTATAGGTGACCAGATACCTCTGATTTGCCGCTAATCGAGGCAGGGTCATCTCAAAGGTCTTTTTGTCTGACGAAATGCTAGGAGTAACTGGAATGGAGGTGTTATTCGTGTAACCTGTCTGTCGGATTACAGAGTCAATGGTCAGGGAATCAACTGTTACCCCTGATGCACTAAGAACATCGCTCAGTTTAATACTGTCATTCGTACCATTATTTGACTTCACCTCTATTTGATATTTGACAATCGCAACATTCCCCTCATAGCTTATAGGGTTGACCGATTTCGATACCGAAACATCCTTTTGAGGCGGTTGGCTAGTCGAGGTGCTGGTGCTCGTTGAAGTCGAGGTGCTGGTTGATGTACTGGTACTTGTTGGCGTCGTATCTGGAATTGTATCAATAGAGGATGACGGAATGGTCAAAGCAGCATTGTCTCCGAAAATAAAGTTGTAATTATTATTCAAATCCCTATTTGCGGTTGTTGAAGTCATAAAGTAACTTAAGCTTACAGCACCTTTTGCATCCGCAGTAAGGTTATTGAAATAATCTTTATCAAATTCAAAGACGAGATAGGCATTGCCACTGCTATCCTTCTTGAAACTATAGGTAAATTGCTTAATTCCATCTTTATAGATTGGATAAGGCGTATCAAACTGTAATTCTGATGTATCAATCCCTGTGTTCGTTGGTAACTTCAAGGCATAGTTCAAGGTTTGAGCCAAGTTAGTCTGATTGATTGAAAAATCTATTTTAATTGTGGAATCCAGTATTTTGGTTGCTTCTTTGTAGGTAGATCGTCCTTGTGCTGTAATTTTCGGCGAGAAGATATCAATACTTTGATAGGTGACATTTCCCAAGGTATAGGTTGAAAAACTATCCGATTTGAAGGATACTTCTGTCACATTTTCGGACTTGTCCTGATCAATTACTGTCGCGGTTTCAGTTGTTAAATCCTCCACCTGATCCATATTATTATTGATAAAGTGGTAGAGTCTCCAACCTTCTTGTATCTCAGATGAAGCTAGGGCATTTTTAAAGTTGATAGAAACGGACACTTCTTTTGAAGGTTCGATTTCCACTCCAGCTGCATTAATAAAGGAAATATCGTAAGAATAGGACTCTATCAAGCTTTGCTTGTTTTCCTTCAAGACATCATTGAGTTTGTCTTCAATTTTTCTGGTGTCCGCAATGGGTGTAACTCGTAGTGAAACTGACTCATTGAAAGTTTCAGCTTCATAGGAAACCTTCACAATGACATTGTCCGCCTCCACTTCAAATTGACCAGCTTGATTGCCTGTCGGTTGTGGGGCGCTTTCTTGAGTTACGCTACTTTGTGGTGTTTCCGTCTCTTCTGTAGTTGTAGAAGGGCTGGTTGTTTCTGGTGGTGACTCAATCGTCACTTCTTGCGGTGATAGAGAAGATTCTATGGTTTCTGTGACAGAAGTCTCCGTCTCTGACAATGCAGTCTGAGTTTCCTGCTGAATGACCTTGCTGTCTGAATTCCCTGTTAGGGTCAGCGCCGGCAAAATCAAAACATAGGTAGTACAGAACACAACGATAATAGATAGGGCTAAACCAATTTTCTCCCACAGTCTATCTCTGACGCGTTCTCTAACCAGATTGGCTAATGCTTCAAGTAGGGCTCTCATGCCAACTTCAATCTCCTTTCCAACTTTTTCTTTTTCATTTATTCTTTTTCATCTATTTTTGCTGTACATAAAAGGATTTATTCTATCCAAGTGATTCGGTTTAAAGGCCAAATTCGTAAGGTAAGTTTCCCTACAATTTGTTCCGTACCTACAGTTCCGACAGCGGTATTGCGTGAGTCAATCGATACACTTCTGTGATCTCCCATCACGAAATATTTCCCATCAGGAACTTGGTAGGGTAGTTCAATATTGGTATCGCCATATGCTTTCTCGCCATCAGAAAGATAGGGCTCATCGATGACTTCTCCATCCACACTGACATTTCCATCTTCATCAATATCGACCCATTGTCCAGAAGTTGCGATGACACGTTTTACCAGCACTTTATTGTTGTAATAGAATGCAATGACGTCGCCACTCTCTAATTGATTATCATTTACAGAAACGACTAAATCTCCTGCCTCCAGCAAGGGAGTCATGGATTTTCCATAAATTTGTAAGACAGGCAACCAGATGGTCGCAACCAAGACAGCAACGGCCGCAACAGCCAGTAAAGTATAAATCGTTCCCTTAAGGGTCTTAAAATAGCGGTCTCGATATTTTACTCTGTTCAACTCTTTTGACAAGATGGCTGAACTGGGTAAATCCTCTCGTTTAACAGGCTCTTTCTTCCATGGAAATTCTTGCACGGTTTATTGCTCCTCATTTTCTAGAACGGACTTATCTGCCAAACGTTTGACACTTGCAAGGTACTGATCTGCTGTTTGCTGAGCCGTTTCAAATATGCGGTTTAGCTGAAGCGCAGCCTCTGCAATTGAGCCCGCATTTTCTAAAATGATTTGCTTGTCTTCCAATTTTTCCTGCAAGTCAGCTACTTGAGCTTCCAAGGTTTCAATTCTTTCAGCCTGGGAAACCAAGAGCTCCAATAAATCGGTACGTCTTAATTTTCTCAGTTGCTTTTCATCCATAATTCAATAATTTCCCTAATTAAAAATAAAGTTTGTGTCAATAAATTTCTTATATGTTATTTTTCATACAAAAAGCATTATGTCTAGCTCTATATTTGCATATATTTTTTTACCACAATGATCATCTGTGTAACATTGGCCATCTTTTTATCATGAAAGCAAGCAGATTGCATATTTAGAATGGTATGCACTAATGTTAGAAATAAAATTTATAATTGCTAAAAAAAAAAAGCATTTTCAGAATTATAACCCAACTTCAGATTTTTATCAAACAATTATGCTCTCCAAATTGAATCTGTGCTGTCACAAACTCGTTATCGTGTTCATTCCATTTATTCATCCAGCTAACCTCTCCTAACTCTAATTGACTTAACCCACTAAATGTTTGACATATTATTTTGTAGACCTTCTCAAACGGACTAGCCTTACTGGACTATTTTTAATGAATTAGATATATATATAGCTGTTTCCATACTAATTTGCAGAGAGAAGTTTGTCTAGATATAAATTTGAATTTTACTGTTTTTTGATTGCTTTTTCATTTATATATTTAACGACTTTTACTCATTTAAAAACAGCACCTTGACGATTATACCCTATAACGTATTTTATTTGCAAGTATTTTAACTCAAAAAGCATAAATTTTTTATGATTTTTTCATATTTTTTACCATTTATTTACAATTTGCTTAGTTTTTTAATAAAAACCATATGCGATCTCTCATCCCTTCCAGCAATTATTAAAAAAAAAAAACCAGCTCCCATCTGAGTGAGGGAGTGACTGGTTGTGAGTTCTGATTTTTCGTGTTTCTTATCGCCATTTTAATCTATGGTTTTCATCCATTATCTTTCAGTTTATCCCATAGTTGAAGGCAATTGGTTTTTAGGGACTGTTGGACATCAATAATCCGTTGGTTGGATGAACCACGAAACTGCAGCATAAGATTGCGTTTGGTTCGATCATACCGGCCATCTACTAGGATATCCAAATACGAGAGCAACTCCAACTTGTCTGGAGTTTCCAGCATCAATTCTTCCCATGTGTAGCCTGTCCAAGACCAGATATCCTTTTCGGGTAATTCATTCCGAATGCGCTTGACCAAGGGTAAGACCGTCCCGGTATTGAGAAAGGGTTCTCCTCCGAGAAGGGTCAATCCCTGTACGTAGGGCTGAGATAAGTCATCTATAATACGGTCTTCGAGTTCTTGGGTGTAGGGAATACCAGCCTTAAAAGACCAGGTTGCAACATTGTAGCAGCCTTCGCAATGGAACATGCATCCGCTGACGTATAGGGAACAGCGAACGCCTTCACCATCCACAAAGTTAAAAGCCTTATAGTCGATAATGCGTCCTTGACTGAGTTCCTCACTTTTCCATTCTTGTGGTTTGGGATTGTTCATATCTGATACCTTGAGCAGGTGTAAAGGAAATCCATCCTCTGTAGGATAAACGAATGTCTGATGGTATTCCCCATACGGTTGCTTTGGTCAGCTCGAGTCATGGTGCCCGAACCGACTTTTATTCCTTTCCAATTTTGCTTTCGTGGCTTTTCTTTCTTACTTCCCATCAATCCAATAGCGTTCTGTCCCTTCGCGGACATCCTCTAGGACTCCACCGCATGCCAGAATCGTTCTGCGACTGGCTTCGTTTTCTTGTGAGCAGGTCACTAGAATTCGGGAAATGTTTTTGGAAATAGCTTCCTGAAGACCTTGATGTAGTTGCTTCTTGGCAAATCCTTTCCCCCGTTGGCTAGGGCGGATAGAATAACCAATATGGCCTCCCTTGTTGAGCAGGAAGTCATTGAGTCGCAGGCGTAGATTGAGAAAACCGACAGCTTGGCCCCTTTCATCAAATGAAACATACTGGATATAAGGGACAAAGCCCTCTGGCAAGTCCAGGCCAGCCTCAGCTAATTGTAATTTCTCTAACCAATTTTCATACTCTTCACCCATCTGGTAGAAGCCACCATCCATGGCACTTTCTGCCTGCTTAAACTCAGCAATCATTTCCAAAATCGTGGTTTTATCCGACAATGTCGGACGCCTCAAGGTTAATTTCGGTTGGGATATTGACATGTAATTCTCCTATCTGGTGCTCAGCGTGTGCGATTTGATGGCAAATCCAGTGGCTCAACAAACTGGATGTAGGATTGACTGGATTTTGCTTGGTAACCAAGGCATCTAAAAATGCATCCACCATGCTTTCAAACCCTCGTTTATACAAGGTGCTATCCCAAGATCCAAAACTTTCTAGTATTTCCTGGCCGGCCGTATACATGCGCAATTCTTCTAAGTTTTTTACCTGATAAGTGCCCTGAGGCGTCTGTACCTCCATGATCTCTCTACGGCTACCTGCTTGAAGATTCATTGAGGCAAGGACTGAAGTTTGCTTGCTTTGTAAGGTAACCAAAACCTGACTAAGCTGCCCATTTTCAAGATGATAACTATACGTAGCCGAAAGTGGCTGGTCATCCAGCAAATAAAGGGCTGTATCCAAGGGATGAATAAAAAGGTCAAATAGTTTGAACGTTCGACTTCCCACGTCATTGACTTCATTCTTCTCTACAATAATTCTTCGCTTATTGGGCTTACTTTTTAGATTTTGAATGGTGGGTGCGAAGCGACGGTTAAAACCTGCCATCAGCAAAACACCCTTGGATTGGGCTAATTGATATAGGGTTGCGGTGTGGTAAACATCCTCTGTCAATGGTTTGTCCATATAGACTGGGATTCCTTTTTCCAAGAACAGCTCTGCTATTTCCATATGGGCCTTTGTGGCAACATGGATCATGACCCCGTCTAAACCAAGGTTAACCAACTCTTGAACCGAGGTGTAGGTTTGGCTGTGAGGCAAACTAGTCGCGATCTTGGTGAGAACTGATTGGTTGCGGGTAAATAGATGCCACTCAATTCCCGATAGCGTTCGCAAATATGGCAGATAGGCTTTTTGAAAAATACCACCCAGGCCAATAATTCCAATCTTTTTCACGAAAATTTCCTCTTAATTTCCAAATTTTTCTTCTAAGAAATTGCTCAGAATATCCACATCTAGTCCTAAGTCACGAATGATGGTAGCTTTGTGAAATTCATCATAGTTATCCTTACCCGACCAAACAAAAGAGTTGGTCACAATCTGATAGTTCTTAGCTGGCTCAACTGCTCTACTATTGATACAGAAGCGACTTCCTCGACGTTGAATCCCATGTACTTGCGGATGAAGGCCTGTTGTGAGACTAGAAATCAAGTCCTCCCCCCGTATGCTGACTAGCAGCACGCGCTTCGAAAAGGGCAAGACCTTGACGACATCACTATAGTAAACAGGGCCTGCACTTAGGGATGTTCGGATACCAAAACCATTGATAACTGCCCCGTCTGGCTGATAGCCGAAAGAAACCGCCTGTTCAAATAGGGCTTGCGTAATAAGAGGGGCTAACGTTGATCGACCGTGACGAATACTGTCCCTTTCTCCATTTAAGGGGGCTGGGAGCTGAGCAATGGGATGTGCAAAGCGTGCATTGCGTTCTGCTTGCATCTGATCAATCACTCTTCGAATCTCTTCGTCTTCGGTTTTTTGTTTATCAATCTCCACCAAGTCATAAGACAAGACCTTGTGACTACCATCCGCATAGCATCTAAGGAGTAGATTGCCAAGAAAACGCCCATACTGTCCAGCTTGAAAAATACTGACATTTCCAACCTGACTCGGTGCTGATAAAATCGTATGGGTATGACCTCCGAAAATAAGATTCAACTGAGGAAATTCCCTCGCCAATCGGAGATCCTCTTCATAACCCAGGTGGCTAAGCAAAACAATATGTGCATCTTCCGCCATCTCTGCCAAAGCCCTTCTCAAGGCCTGTCTGTGGTCTTCAAACACCACTTTATCCGATGGAGAGGCGACTTCTTCTGTCTCTAGGGTCGTTAAACCAAGAACGTAGAGAGGCTGACCAGCTATATCGAAAACCAACTTATCTTCAATCGGTACCAATTCCTCAGCCTCATGCGGATTGCGATAGGTAATATTGGTTGAAACAATGGGGAATTTGGCATAGTCATTCAAACGACTAAGCAACTCATCTCCGTGGTCAAATTCATGGTTGCCCAAGGTCATAGCCTGACAACCAATTCTATTCATTAATTCGATTTCCTTCACTCCCCGGTACATATTGAAGAAAATATTTCCAGAGAAGAGGTCGCCGCTGTCAAATACGAAGGTAGGTACACCTCTTTTCTCATTGCTCGCTCGAATGTCCGTAATTAGTTGCGCCTTCTTTGGAAAATTCTCCATATAGGAATGCATGTCATTGGTATGAAGTATGCTGATGTCCTTAAAATCCATGACTATCTCTTCTTATTTCTAGCTTGCTTTAACAATTCTTGTACGCGAGACTTCTTGTCCTGCTTCACGTTAGAATTTTTCTCATGATAGCGCTCAACAAGCGCCTTGCCCTTATCGTCTAATTGATATTTTCCCATTCTTTTCACCTTATTTTCATTTTTGAACCTGTGTTCATTTATAACAAACTTCCACAGCTACTTGGAACTGTGGAAGTCCTATCTTGTTTATTTATGATTTACAAACTTGACCCGTTCATGTGTTTCACACGCGCTGAAATTTCCTTGTGACGACCTTTTACCATCGGACGGGCTTGTGGATTGCCTAGATAGCCACAAGTTCGTTTAACAACATCCACCGACTTAGGATCGCTATTTCCACAATTTGGACACTTGAAACCACGCTCTGTTGGTTCAAAATCACCTTCAAAATCGCAGGCGTAACAATGGTCAATCGGAGTATTGGTTCCCAAGTAACCTACACGGTCATAGGCATAGTCCCAAACAGCTTCCAAAGCCTTTGGATTTTGTTGCAGTACAGGGTATTCACAGTAATGGATAAATCCACCACTGGCACCTACAGCAGGATAAATTTTCTCAAAATCCAGTTTCTCAAACGGTGTTGGATTTTTGCGTACATCATAGTGGAAACTGTTAGTGTAATACTCTTTATCCGTAATGTCCTTAACGATGCCAAATTTCTCTGTATCCATACGGCAGAAGCGGTCTGTCAGGCTTTCAGATGGTGTCGAATAAACTGAGAAATGATAACCATATTCATCCGACCAATCTTCAACCAAGTCTTTCATTTTCTTGATAATATCCACCGTGAAATCTTTTGCCTCTGGGTTGGTCTCCCATTCGCCACCATAGAATACTGTTGCGACTTCATACAAACCAATGTAGCCCAAAGATACGGTTGCTCGACGATTTTTAAAGACTTCATCTACTGCGTCTGTCTTAGCCAATCGTTTGCCAAATGCCCCATATTGATAGAGAATTGGAGCATTGGCCGGGGTTGCTTCCTTCACTCGTTCCACACGATAGACCAGAGCATCCTTGGCAATGGCCATACGTTCTGCAAAGATTTCCCAGAACTTATCCTTGTCTCCAGCAGACTCCATGGCAATCCGTGGCAAATTGACGGTTACGACACCCAAGTTCATACGACCAGATGTCACATCTTGCCCATTTTCATCCTTCCAACCTTGTAGGAAAGAGCGGCAGCCCATTGGCACCTTGAAGGAACCTGTCAACTCAACGATCTTGTCATAAGAAAGCATATCTGGATACATACGCTTGGTTGCACATTCAATCGCCAATTGCTTGATGTCATAGTTTGGAGAATCTGGCTCCAAGTTCAAGCCACGCTTAACTGTGAAAATCAACTTAGGAAAGATAGCTGTCCGACCTTCGCGCCCCAGACCCTTGATACGAATGTTCAAAATCGCTTTTTGAATTTCTCGCTCAAACCACGATGTCCCTAGCCCAAAACCGAGTGAGGTAAAGGGTGTTTGTCCATTGGAAGTAAAAAGGGTGTTGATTTCATACTCCAAAGACTGCATAGCGTCATAGATGTCTTTTTGCGTTTTAGCACGCGCATATTCTTCTTGCTTGTCTGCTAACACCCAATCCTTGGCGTCTTTCAAATGCTTTTGGTAATTGAGTTCCGCATAGGGCGCCAAAACTTCATCTATACGGTCAGCTGAGCAACCACCATATTGACTTGAGGCCACATTAGCAATGATTTGTGAAATCTGAGCCGTAGCTGTTTGGATAGATTTCGGACTTTCTACATCCGCATTTCCTATCTTGAAGCCTTGTGCCAACATTCCTTTGAAATCAATCAAACAACAGTTGGTCATTGGTGTATAAGGGCTGTAATCCAAGTCGTGGTAGTGGATGTCGCCTTTTTGATGGGCATTGGCCACATGAGCTGGCAATAATTTGAGACCGATTGACTTACCGACAATTCCTGCTGTCAGGTCACGTTGGGTATTGAACACATCCGCGTCTTTATTAGCATTTTCATTAACAACGGTTTGATCCTTGCTCAATAATTTATGGATCTCGAAATTGATATCTGTAGCCTGATGACGGCGAAAATCACGGCGTGTGCGGTATTGAATATAAAGCTCCGCCAAATCATACAAATGAGCTTTTAACAATTCTTGCTCAACAACCGTTTGAATTTCGTAAATTTGAACATCTTTCTCAAATCGGCGACCAATTTCAGCCAAAACAGCTTCTAATACTATTTTTAAACCTGCTTCTGAAACAGGATGTTCTAATTCTTGGTTTGCCCGCCGAAGAGCCGAAAAAATCTTATCCTGTTCAAAGGACACTGTCCGTCCATCACGCTTTAATACCAACAATTCTATGCTTGGCAAGACATTTTCTTGTACTCTCATCTGACAAACCTCCAAATATTTCACTCCTTATAGTCTAGCACTTTGAATTTTAAAAATCAATATCTTGTGGCAAAAAAATGATTCTTTATTTTTAAACACAATATATAGTTTGCGTTTTCTGGAAGGAAATGAAAAAACAAGAAGATTTGCACTCCTTGTTTTCATTTATTTTGATGGAAAGCCGAGTCCTACTCAACCTATAAATGACGGTTTATGGCCTGCACGCTGGCTTCCATTTTCTTGTAATTGATGAAAAATAGCAGAGCGTAAATCAAGATAAAGAGGAGCCAGAAAAAGAGCAGTCCTGCCAGATTGACTGGAAACCAGCCCGCCAAAATCGCAAGCGGTGTGAAGCCAATCGCTGTCACTAGAAAATGCGTCGCCGTCATCCGCATCAAGCTCCAATCTTGCTCAAAAATCTTGTCCGCAGCTTGGAAGAGGACACCAATTGCCCCCCAAATAAGTACTGAGATCAGCATAACCATCGGCTGCGAAAACCGCGCCAGGTAGATAGCTCCCATAGTCGAATGGGGATTGACCGGCAAGTAGTAGCCTCTGCCAAAGAAACCTGCCATGATGATTGAAATCAAACTGCCAATGGTGACACCCATAGATGCCGATAAGAGATATTTTTTCATAATCCTAACCTTTCTTTAATAGTTTTTAAATAACGACGGGATGAATAGGTGATGGAGCCATTTTTCATAAATAGTTTGACCATACCGTTTGGGGTCAGTTTGAGGTGGTCCAGTTGCCTAATATTGATAATTTCCGATTGAGAAATTTGCAAAAAGTGTACAGGAAGCATATCTTTGACCTGATACAAGCGTAGATTGGAAGTAAAGGAATCCTCCTCAGTTTCCACCTGTAAGATTTTGTCTTCCAGATATAACCTTACAATACTAGCGTAATCTACAAGGTAAATCTGCTCTCCTTTCTTTACAGTCAGACTGGTAGTTCTCTTGTCTAAATTCTGAATATAGGTCACCAAGTGAGTAATTTGCTCAGACATAGACTGGGCTTCAATTGTCACCATATCTTCTAAAATTTCTGAAGAAATATCTAGTTTTACTTTCATGTTCTCTCCTTTCTGTCCCTATTAAACACCATTTCTTTACTGGTTTCAAGGGCTTTTGGCTATATGGTTGATTACTTAAGCTAAACGGCAAAAAAGCCAGAACAGCTGTCCTGACTTTCATTGTATAGTCTTTTAGTTTGCTTTTAGTACTAGGCAACGAGCTGCAGACAGTACTGGAGTACGGCAAAGTGAGTTAACGAAGTAATAAAGCAAACTAAATGACTATATTATAATTTCTTCTTCAACTCCGCCACCGCCATCATGACTTCCATTGGGGTCATATTATAGATGTCCAGTTTTGCCAGTTCATCGAGGACTGGGTGAGATGGCGTGTCTGCGAAGAGGTCGATTTGACCAGACGGCTCTTCCACAACTGACGGAGCTGGGTGAGTTGGTGCAGTAGGAGCTTGGTTTTCAAGTGTCTGCAAAATCCTATCCGCCCGCTCCAATAGCTCCTCTGGCATTCCCGCAATCTTAGCCACATGGATCCCGTAGGACTTGTCAGCTGGACCTTGGGCAATCTTGTGGAGGAAGGTGACTTGGCCGTCCTTCTCCAAGGTCGATACATGGACATTCTCTAAGTGTTCCAAGGTCTGACTAAGGTCTGTCAACTCATGGTAGTGGGTGGCAAAGAGAGTCTTGGCACCAATCTTGTCGTGGATGTACTCGATGATAGACTGGGCCAGAGCCATACCGTCATAGGTAGCCGTTCCCCGTCCAAGTTCGTCAAAGAGGATG
Protein-coding regions in this window:
- a CDS encoding Gfo/Idh/MocA family protein, coding for MKKIGIIGLGGIFQKAYLPYLRTLSGIEWHLFTRNQSVLTKIATSLPHSQTYTSVQELVNLGLDGVMIHVATKAHMEIAELFLEKGIPVYMDKPLTEDVYHTATLYQLAQSKGVLLMAGFNRRFAPTIQNLKSKPNKRRIIVEKNEVNDVGSRTFKLFDLFIHPLDTALYLLDDQPLSATYSYHLENGQLSQVLVTLQSKQTSVLASMNLQAGSRREIMEVQTPQGTYQVKNLEELRMYTAGQEILESFGSWDSTLYKRGFESMVDAFLDALVTKQNPVNPTSSLLSHWICHQIAHAEHQIGELHVNIPTEINLEASDIVG
- a CDS encoding bifunctional metallophosphatase/5'-nucleotidase, with amino-acid sequence MDFKDISILHTNDMHSYMENFPKKAQLITDIRASNEKRGVPTFVFDSGDLFSGNIFFNMYRGVKEIELMNRIGCQAMTLGNHEFDHGDELLSRLNDYAKFPIVSTNITYRNPHEAEELVPIEDKLVFDIAGQPLYVLGLTTLETEEVASPSDKVVFEDHRQALRRALAEMAEDAHIVLLSHLGYEEDLRLAREFPQLNLIFGGHTHTILSAPSQVGNVSIFQAGQYGRFLGNLLLRCYADGSHKVLSYDLVEIDKQKTEDEEIRRVIDQMQAERNARFAHPIAQLPAPLNGERDSIRHGRSTLAPLITQALFEQAVSFGYQPDGAVINGFGIRTSLSAGPVYYSDVVKVLPFSKRVLLVSIRGEDLISSLTTGLHPQVHGIQRRGSRFCINSRAVEPAKNYQIVTNSFVWSGKDNYDEFHKATIIRDLGLDVDILSNFLEEKFGN
- the nrdD gene encoding anaerobic ribonucleoside-triphosphate reductase — translated: MRVQENVLPSIELLVLKRDGRTVSFEQDKIFSALRRANQELEHPVSEAGLKIVLEAVLAEIGRRFEKDVQIYEIQTVVEQELLKAHLYDLAELYIQYRTRRDFRRHQATDINFEIHKLLSKDQTVVNENANKDADVFNTQRDLTAGIVGKSIGLKLLPAHVANAHQKGDIHYHDLDYSPYTPMTNCCLIDFKGMLAQGFKIGNADVESPKSIQTATAQISQIIANVASSQYGGCSADRIDEVLAPYAELNYQKHLKDAKDWVLADKQEEYARAKTQKDIYDAMQSLEYEINTLFTSNGQTPFTSLGFGLGTSWFEREIQKAILNIRIKGLGREGRTAIFPKLIFTVKRGLNLEPDSPNYDIKQLAIECATKRMYPDMLSYDKIVELTGSFKVPMGCRSFLQGWKDENGQDVTSGRMNLGVVTVNLPRIAMESAGDKDKFWEIFAERMAIAKDALVYRVERVKEATPANAPILYQYGAFGKRLAKTDAVDEVFKNRRATVSLGYIGLYEVATVFYGGEWETNPEAKDFTVDIIKKMKDLVEDWSDEYGYHFSVYSTPSESLTDRFCRMDTEKFGIVKDITDKEYYTNSFHYDVRKNPTPFEKLDFEKIYPAVGASGGFIHYCEYPVLQQNPKALEAVWDYAYDRVGYLGTNTPIDHCYACDFEGDFEPTERGFKCPNCGNSDPKSVDVVKRTCGYLGNPQARPMVKGRHKEISARVKHMNGSSL
- a CDS encoding DUF3021 domain-containing protein, which encodes MKKYLLSASMGVTIGSLISIIMAGFFGRGYYLPVNPHSTMGAIYLARFSQPMVMLISVLIWGAIGVLFQAADKIFEQDWSLMRMTATHFLVTAIGFTPLAILAGWFPVNLAGLLFFWLLFILIYALLFFINYKKMEASVQAINRHL
- a CDS encoding LytTR family DNA-binding domain-containing protein translates to MKVKLDISSEILEDMVTIEAQSMSEQITHLVTYIQNLDKRTTSLTVKKGEQIYLVDYASIVRLYLEDKILQVETEEDSFTSNLRLYQVKDMLPVHFLQISQSEIINIRQLDHLKLTPNGMVKLFMKNGSITYSSRRYLKTIKERLGL